The DNA window ATAAGCGTTCGGTTTTTTGTCGATGTAAGCACCACCGGTATTTTCATTATTCTTCTGCAGTGCATTAAACACATCTGCAATACTGAGGTTGTAGCTGCGCAACTTATCAGGATTGAGCGCCACTTCGTATTGTTTAAGCTGACCGCCGAAACTGTTTACCTCTGCTATTCCCGGGGTGCCAAGCAGCTGCCGCCGCACGTACCAGTCCTGTATTGTACGTAGTTCCCTGGCATCATATTTTTGTTCATATCCTTTGGCTGGGTGTACTACGTATTGATAAATTTCACCCAGGCCACTGGAGATAGGCGACATCTCCGGTGTGCCTATTCCCGGTGGTATATTGGTTTTAGCCTCGCCCAGCTTCTCGTTAACCTGCTGGCGGGCCCAGTAAATATCTACATCATCATGAAAAACAATAGTGACCACAGACAATCCAAAGCGGGAAATAGAGCGTACTTCCTTCAACTCCGGAATAACAGCCATGGTCTGTTCTATGGGGAAGGTAATCAGCCTTTCCACCTCCTGTGCAGCCAGAGAAGGCGACAGCGTTATCACCTGCACCTGGTTATTTGTAATATCGGGCACCGCATCTACGGGTAGCCGTGTCAGTGAGAAGATACCCCAAACGGTCAGTGCGAGCGTGAGTATCCCGATAATAAGCTTGTTTCTGATAGAGAAACGAATGATCTTATCAAGCATAATGGGTTGGTATGAAATAAAAAGAGGTCCTTAAGCTGTAGTTATACCTGGAAAGGGCATAACCTCAACTCATAGCAAAAACACCTGTAAAAAGAGGATTACAACCGGGGTGGCTGCCAGATGGTGTTGGACGATAAAGGAAGGGGTGTCACCGGTAAAACAGGGAAAATTACCTGTACCTGATGCATATGGTAGGGAAGGATGACCGAAGTAGCTGGCGTGACCTGTACGTTGCAACAACTGCATACGCATAAAGGGGAACAAAAATCCACCTGCGTTTCGTGGTTATGTTCGTGGGTCGCTGTAACTTCGGTATGGTTGTACATGGCCACAGCCTGAGTGTCGTTGCAGGGGATGCAGGACAACACCAGGATATAGAGGCTCATTATGTAAATCAACCATTTCATGTCTGCAAATGTAAAAATTAAAAAATAAAATGGTACAGGAAAAACTGCATCTCCGTTGCGAGTGTGATGTTTGTATATTATGATTTGTTATTAAATTAGCTGCATGAATTGCCTGATCGTAGATGATAATAAACTGGCACGCAGTGCCATGAAACAGCTGGCCAGCCATGTAGAGCAGCTGCAAGTGACCGGTGAATGCGCCAGCGCCATGGAAGCCTATAACCTTCTCCAGAAAGAAAAAATCGATATCCTGCTGCTGGA is part of the Chitinophaga flava genome and encodes:
- a CDS encoding DUF6660 family protein, which translates into the protein MKWLIYIMSLYILVLSCIPCNDTQAVAMYNHTEVTATHEHNHETQVDFCSPLCVCSCCNVQVTPATSVILPYHMHQVQVIFPVLPVTPLPLSSNTIWQPPRL